A stretch of Pristiophorus japonicus isolate sPriJap1 chromosome 10, sPriJap1.hap1, whole genome shotgun sequence DNA encodes these proteins:
- the LOC139274707 gene encoding histone H4-like, translated as MSGQGKSGKGLGKGGAKCHHKVLHDNIQVITKPAIRRLAHRGGVKRISGLIYEETREVLKVFLENIINDSVTYTEHAKCKTVTAMDVVYALKCQE; from the coding sequence ATGTCTGGGCAAGGTAAAAGTGGCAAGGGTCTGGGTAAAGGTGGTGCGAAGTGTCACCATAAAGTCCTCCATGACAATATTCAGGTGATTACCAAAcccgccatccgccgcctggctcacCGCGGGGGTGTGAAACGCATCTCGGGTCTCATCTATGAGGAGACTCGCGAAGTCCTGAAGGTTTTCTTGGAGAACATCATCAACGACTCGGTCACCTACACTGAACATGCCAAATGCAAGACAGTCACAGCCATGGATGTGGTTTATGCCCTGAAGTGCCAAGAATGA